Part of the Serinus canaria isolate serCan28SL12 chromosome 1, serCan2020, whole genome shotgun sequence genome is shown below.
AGGATCAGAGATCACCTGCTAGATAGGCAGCAAAGAAGGTGAGACTTGGACAACAAACAGATCAAACTGTTCACAGCTACAACATTGCACACTGGCCTCAATGAATGAGGTTTGAACTCTTCAATACCCAAAGCATCTTTGCCAAGGGTTAGCTATGAACAGACAGGCACACTTACATAGGAAActagctccaggcagcagggtcctgagccccccccccccaacccgTTAGTTACAACACCAGTAGTGGAGGAGgggcaagaaaaacaaatagaacATGACTTCAAAACCCTGGAAATCCCATGGGTGAACATAAgaggtgggaggaaaaaaaaccttcaaaccTGAGACTCATACCCACTCTGGGTCCCCATGGGATGCCAAGGTAACTGGCATTGATTCTGTATAGGAGAGCTCGAAAATGGTGTGACAGTGTCAGAGGTGCTCTGGAAGTTGAAAGTGTCTTCAACCTCCAAGCTGACATAATCTATATTGTCAAAGTAGCTGTGATAGAAGTTCATTTGCTGGCTTAATAAACCCATGGTTTGCTGGGTATTGCAGCTTGTCCCACCTTTTCCAAAGAGCCCCTCATCCTCCACAGATGGGATTGAGTACAGGTTCTGCCCATTTCCATAAGTCTGTCCGCTGCTGTAAGCCTGGTGCACGTTGGACACAGCCTGAAAGTTCCTGCTGGAACCGGCAGGGAAGACCTGGTGGAATGTGGGTGCTATATCCAGGTATGCAGGCTGATGAACCCCATTCTAGGAGACAAAGAAAGTCGTTCAGCAGTGCAGAACCACACCAACGACTCATTCTTTTGGATGGGTCCTCTtttctcccccagccctccctccaaGCCGAACAATAGCGCCTTTTTCAGGCCCATTGTCCTCCCAAGAGACCAGTAATAGCAGAGATGACCGGTTAGTAATCTCCAGCTCAACGTGTCCAGAAACAACCACGCTGGGGGGGAAAACCAGTTTAGAAGAGGTGCCATTGTAAGCTCTGTTACAAGGAATACAACTGGCTTGGTAATATTGAGTCCTGTGGCTTGTTTGAATCATGTCCAGGTTGGACATGATAAACTTCTCCCCGCAGACTGGAGGAGCCATGACTAGGGGTGATGGGGGAGTTTACTCACCTGTGGTAAATACATCCCTTTATCCATCCACTGGCTCTCCTTTTGGCAACGCTTAAATTTCATCCGTTGATTCTGAAACCATGTTTTCACCTAAAAGTGATGCAGAAAGGAcataaattagaaattaatttttaaaagcttaaatttttaaacttttttttagaaattaatttttaaaagctacaCATCCTTACTTCTGCTACAATCCAGTTTCTGACTTCTAATACTATAAATCATTTCAGCGCCTAACAACGTGCAGCAGATGCAGGTGGCTGTAAAATAGAGCTGAGACATAAAAACTAACATTCCTATTCCTCAGGTCACCACCGTATCTTTTCTGACATTAAAAACCCTACCTAAAGCACAGGCCAAGGCAACTGCAGAAATCGGGTGGTATACAGCACCATCTCACTGCTGTGCCACGGTCAGGGCTCAGGAGTGAGTCGCTCCTTTAGCCAGAcacaagcagctgctgggacaagGACCCTCCCTCTAGCTTGCACGGCAGTGTAGGTCTTTTTCTACATTCAGAGACAACACACGTCCGTGCAGAACACTAATCTGACTCTGCACAGccctttgctgctctgcagggccttTCAAACACCTGCACGCAGTGGATGGATAGCACTGGAACCAAAGACTGAGTCATAGATTTTTACACCCTCTGCTCTCTCACGTAAGAGGTAACACTTACATGATAATGAAAACTTCCCTCTGGGGtccaagaaaaatgaaaaccacaaaaaaaaaccaaaacaaaacaaaaaaaccaacaaaacaacacaaaaacaaaacaaaaaaaaaccaaaaaaaaaaaaaaccaaaaaaaaaaaaaaaacaccccgACTCAGGTGCTACTCAAAGCAAGATGTTCACCTGCTTGTAGGTGAGCTGAAGGGCAGCAGCTAGCTCCCGGATCTGCTGGGGGCTGAGGTACTTCTGGCTCTGGAAGCGCTGGTGCAGggctttcagctgctcctgcgAGAAGGCTGTGCGGCTCTTGCCCGTCTTCACCACACCCTTGCCTTGCGCCTTGACCTTCTGGAGAGAGGAGTGGGGAGACGGGCTCCCCACTGTGGTGGGACTGGTGGCGGAGTCGGGGGTGTGGTACTGGGTGAGTGTCCCGGAACTGGAGGAAGCTGGAGAGTCaactgaggagaaaagagaacTGCGGTTAGCAAAACAAGATAGGGAAGACTCAAAAAACCTTGAAAGTCCAGTTTATCGGGGGAATTTGAGATTGCGGGTGCCCTGGGGACCCGCCGGGGCTCGCAGCCGTGGGCAGCGGAGCACAGGTCGCCTCATGGCAGCGGAACCGACGCGGCCCTTTGGCCCGTCCCGTGTGGGCAGAGCGGCCACGATGGCACCAGGCTCCCGCCCGCAGCATCGGCATCGCCTCCCAGCCCCGGGGCACACGGCCACTCCTCCTCCCAGGCCAGGAGAGCCCGATTGCTCGGCCGGCCGGCCACGTACCTGAGGGACTGGGCGTCTTGGCCGCGGGCAGCGGGAGCGCCTCCAGCGCCGGAGCCTCCTCGGTGGGCGCGCTGTCCATGCCGCCTGCGGAGAACCAGTAATAGTCCCCGTACCTGGCCGCGCCGGGGTAGAGCACGTATTGCGGCGTGGCTAGGTGGGCGCTCATGGCCGGGCCGGGTCCCCCTGCCCCAAGCATCAGTCGAGGTGACCGCCGAGACTGCCGGCAGCCCGCGGACAGGCACTCCTTTGGGGGGAGATGGGGGGGATGCTTTAAGTCcgccccagcctggccttggctgGAGGGTATTGTCACGGCCATTGTCATGTTAAAAGTTGGTTGATTAGGGGGAAGGGACTTCGAGGGTATTCAGGGACCGGGGTGGGCTGGGACACCGGACTGCGCTTGCCAAATTGGCTGGTAGATGCCACGGCGGGGATGAGTACATGACTCCCTGCTGGGGAGTGGGAAGGAGGCCCTTGCTCGCCCCCCGGGGCAGCAGGTCCGAGCGGAGTCGCCCGGTGAGTTGGACGGAGCTTGGCAGACACCCCAACCCCCACATTTCACAGTTCTCCACCCAAACAGAGAGAATGGCCCCGGAACCCGCCGCGGGGCATGAGGAGACTTTGTGCGTCTGCATTGCAGATCGCAACCATCATTGCCAAGAGATAAGCCCTGCACCTCGCCGCGAGTGAATCCCGACGGGGGGCAGGGGGATGGCCCCACGGAGCCGTGTCTGTATGGCAGGGAAGAGGGCTCAAAGAAAGCCAGGCTGCTTCCCCCAGCGGCTTGCCCAAGGCTGAGACAGGCACTCCTGTTCGGTACATTTTCCAAGCTTCTTTCCCCAGCCATTTAAGACTTTCTAAAAAGTgatatcttaaaataaaaaatttactttttttttttttttttaactcagcagggagggatgggaatCACCGGGTCAAATTCAAAAGGAGACAAAAGCACTGCAGCTGTAAAAGAGCTTTACAGGTCTCAAGGATTTGAAGTTAGGGCCTACAGCCCACTCGGGGAGAATAAACTGCTTCCCTTGCcaccctcctcccccagctATTACTGCTTACtttaaggaaattaaaaacttaTCGGTAGTATCTCACACCCCGGGAGTTACAAAACCTGGAAAACcacctggaaaaaataaaaatgaaggtACGTGAGGCGCTAAGCAAATTCCCCACCTCCTCCAGCGCAAGGAAACACAAGCAGGGGCGTAGCTACTAACCTGCTGCACTGGCAAACGTCTTTAGGACCTGACGGAGAAAGGCCTCCCTTGATTTCAATTTATCTCCACCTCCTATCTTGAGTCCTAATGAGCCCCAGCTGGTCCCCTGAGCCAGCAAGGAAGGGTCCTTGTCGGGCTTACTTTTGATCACCTCCTAATTAATGATTTAGTTTCTCAGAATCCTGACAAGATCCAAGGACTCTTAGGAGTGTGGGAGAAAGAGGTTATAATCTCTTATAATGAAAATACCGAGGTGTGAGGGATGAAAATACcgagccagagccagagcctggtTCTGGCCCCAAAGCAAGCCGAGGCAGCCGGGCTGCGGGTTTGGGTAGGTCACTCGCTCTGTGCTCGCGGAGCAGATGCACGAAAGGAAAGGGATTTTCCCTCAGGGGCGAAGCCGTCCTGCTGCCCTTGGCGGGGCAGGGAGCCGCcggtccccgtgtcccctgccGGCAGGGCTGACCCGGGACAGCGTGGGGCCCGCGAGGGCTTTCCGAGCTGGCCAGAAGCAGCCCCCGGCAAAGACGGGAAAACCCGCGGGGTTTCTgcaagcccagccctggggtttgGCGGCCCCGGAGGCTGCGGGAAGCCCCGAGTCGTGCGAGGACACACGGCTGGGGAGGATGAACCGCGGCAGAGGGATTAGAGTTTTACAGACGGAGTAACACCGCCTCTGCCAGCGAATCCTCCCCCggagagctgtgtgtgtgtgtttggaaaggcagcaggacTGCTCGCAGTCTGTAATTTTCATACATAGATCAGGCTTTTTTGTATATATCAGCTTCTATACCGGGACCAGACCTGCTTTGTAGTGACCATGCAACTGATTTatttctccccctctcccccccttttttttttaggtcatTGTTCATATTTACGTTTTCTCATCCCATTTGTCCTCCATTCCATTTGTTTTATGCTTTACCACCAAATCTCTTTTCCACATATCCCCTTCCAGTGAGGATAATTTGCTCCCTCACCCAACAATACCACCAATCACCTCACCAAACATATGTAATTGTAAGAGAAATAAGACTTGTGTAAGTGTATAAAACCATACCATCTAAAGTCAGAATTTAGTAAGGGAAAGAAATTCAGTTATTTTCCCCCAAATGAATGATACACATGAAAACATCTTGCAAAGGTAAATCCAGAAGTCATACAGACACAGGGGATGGTATGGGAAACGAGATGTGGACATTTGGGAAGCTCATGGGGTGATCAGGTTTGGAACATCTGCCTTTGGCACCATCAGCCTTCAGATTGGATATACTGCCCATGAATCCTAGAGCtgatgtgcttttaaaaaatgttggtaaaatctttaaaatttaaaaatatctagagattttgtgcttttaaaaagcactaGGAATGACTCACAGAGCAGATGCAAGTATCCACTTATGTTTCTTTTGGAACTGTTTTCAGCTGAAACTGCAACACAGGTCAGATCTAGTCTAATCCTGTTTTTCCCAACAGGGCCAGACAGCAGGAACAATTTGGGTTTTGACCCTGGATTGCATCCCCCTCTCCATTAATTCTGTGGCTACCCccttatttttcagttcttagCTCATTATGCACTCATTATGTACTGAGAGCATTAGTTAGGTGAGTAACAAGTTGGCTTATTCTTGACCCCCATACCCTCACCCATGAGATTGTTTGTAAGGACATCAGGACACATCTTTCCTATCAAGTGTATGGGGCTGAATGCAGCCCCTCACTGGGCTGTAGCCTGCTCCAACAAACACTTCTGTagtgcttcagcagcagagacagaagcTCAGGTCCAAAAGCAGTCTTGGCCTCTTTAAACACAGCGAGATGGGACTGTGGCTGGGAGGTGTTTCACCCAGGAAGTTCCCCCTACAAGGATCTCCCATTATTCTCAGTAGGGTCCCTACCttcagagggctggagctcaAGCTTGCTCTGAAGTGATGCAAAAGCACCAGTTTACATAGACGGAGGCTGGGGAAGCACCAGCTGGTTAATGCTGTAAATCTAGCTCTGGAGCTCACACCACTGGGTCAGAAATGCTGGGTTTTTCCTACCTCAGAGCATCGCTAAACTCATTTTGGTCAACAGGATAATGCTGTAGCGGTAGAGATTGTCTCGAATTTACATGGATTAggtgctctcctgcctcctaCAGCCGGCTGTAATGCGGGTCGCCTGGGTTTTGGTAAAGGCTGTGAAGTGCCACTGCGTGTCGCTGTGCcgttctgctcctgctgggggtgctcagcggggcagcagggagctggctgggTGTTACTGAACATGGAAACACGGCCAGAGCCCCAGTGCCCCTCGGAGGTTTATCTGGGAACCACCATCCTCTGACAGCGAAGTGTGCCCTTGAGGAAGGCAACAGGAAATCCTTGCCTTGTGTTCTGTTCGGCTTGTCTGAGTTTTCATCCCAAGCAGGCAcctttcagtttatttttttatttctgtgaaattattttattttattttattttattttattttattttattttattttattttatttactttttatttcattttatttatattttaatttttatttatattttagtttttattgatatgatatgatattgctattttatttatatttttatatttttatagttttaattttccttttaattttattttattttatcttattttataatatttcttttattttaaaattttaaatttttttattgtacttttattttctttttctttttttttttaatttaatttactttttttttttaaacgaACACTCCCCAGGTGAGGCATATGAAAacactcctgccctgcagaccTCAGTGCTTGCCCAGCCCTTGGCTCCGGACAGCCTGTCCCCTGTAGCATGGTCATAGCCTACAGTCTGGACCCAAGATGACAGACTGTAGAAGGAAGGGAATCAAGAAAGACTAACAAAAATTAAGCCCTCATTCATAttgaaatacagttttcctttctctggacTTGTTAGGGGAGCAGGTGGAGAGGACAAATCTCAaatctcctccctgcccctggcagcccagTCCCACAATACCCTGAGAATTGCTGGATGATGCAGCCCTTTGTTAGCAGTGCCGGGGCAGACTGGCACGGGCATCCATGGCACACGGCCAAGTGCTTCCCTGGAAAGGCAAGAAAGCTGCGGGTCATAAAGCAGGTGGGAAGCAAGCTAGTGAGAGCATGAATTTCTAGGGTTTGATAGGTCTGTTCTTTCTTTACCAATCCTtcatccatccctgccatgcACTTGGTGCCAAAGTGCTGTAGCTGTGAGCACTCATCTCAAGAAACATCCCCTACGAGTGCCCATCAGCTGGAATATGGAGCAGTCTTGCAAGCAGCTTGGAGCCAGGGTTATGTGAAATCCTGGGGAACATGGATTGCAGATGTGCACATCGGGCATAAACCTTCCAAGCATCCTCTCTGCTGGAAtcctccccccaccccgctGTCCCTGGTGTAGTTCCTCCCATAGGCTCTGTTAGTaaaagcaaacagcacagacagagctgtcTTCAAATGCTTTCTGCCCTTTCCACCCTCAGGGGGAATGACAAATCCCGTATTTTGCACTGTACGAAGGCCCCGTGCATGGCATGAGCCACCTCCCCCACTCTCCTCCAAAAGCTGCTCTACATCAAGCACTTGGTCTTTTGTTCTCCAAACATGAACTTTGAAATTACacagaagggttttttcccctccccgAGCCTTCTTTGTCTTCCTCAGTCTCATAGGGATGGCTTCCTACAAAATGCAGCGCTGCCAGAGCCTTCAGGTCGAGCGGGACCCCCAAGGGGTGGCTGACTCTCGTGCTCTCTCACGTATTATGGCACCTGCTTTCTCCCACATCTCTCACCTGAGGATGATCCCATGTATGTCCCCATGGTAAATTAATATCAGGACAGAGCTAATGAGGATTATGTGCCAAGTGGGTGGCTGTAATCACACTCGTGCAGGCTATAAGTGGGCACGCAGTCTGGAAGTGCTTCTAACACATCCCACAACCAAATTCCTTCAAGTTAGCACATACTTTTCAGGCAGCTCACTATGCCAAACTTGTGCCGTGTTTTTTTAAGTCCCAGGAAGTCCCCAAAGGAGCAGATCACCTATGATGTGAGTCTCTAATTACAGTGATTGCTAGCATCAGGAAAAATGGTGCTCAGTTTTCAAATCTGTCAGGGCTTGAGACGGGATCCCCCCATTGCCTGGCCCTTGCCCCCACCTATACACCCTCTGCTTGTCTCCAAGACCGGCTCTTGCACATGAATTCATGAGCGATTAGCAAGTGTTAGAGCCTGAGGCTCCCTGGCTGGCACCGGCTCTACATCTGAATGGCAGAGCCGGTaagcccagggctgtggaatGGGATCTGCAAGTGGATGTTGTCTGCGCCGCCTGACGGAAGAAAAAGATTTACCTGCCTTTGTCTGACAATATTTTAGGTGGCCGACTTGGCTGAGATGGAAAGAGTAAGAGACAAAGAAGAGACGAACAGTGTGAGGCTGGAGCTTTCTTAACTGGGTGTCATTTGTCTAGGAATTAAATCCAGTGAGGGGTGGAAAGTGGGCAGGGGAACATGGCACTGCCATCATTATTGGTGTAAAAGTTAAAATTACCTGTACTTCATCGTTTTAAAATTCCATGGAGCTCAAATTAGGCTGTGGAAGCACATCTTGAGGGGCAGCCACAAAATACCAAAGACACCATTGTATGGACTGCATCTCTCCCCAGGTGCAAGATGAGAAGCCACAGAATCATACAGTGAAAGAGCTCCAGACCCCCAGACTACggtgacaaaataaaaatgcttctcCAGCAGAGCTTAGTCATGATGGAACCATGACTGTCTGTgttgagaaaaacattttgctaaAAATTCCTTGTTTAACCCCAGTTGTGTCTTTCATGCAAACTCTGGGGTTAAGACAGGCCTGAGAACACCTTCTCTTAACCCCACTCACGACTCTATTGTTTTGCTGTAATTATAAACAGCCCAATAAGAGTGCCAAAAGTGCTTGCAGATGCAAAGTAACCTTGCAGACTATTTAATGACTTTGGTACAGAGATGCAGGTGTCAAGTTGTGTCCAGCAGGGCCCTCTGATGTGATAGTGCCTCAGATGCCTCTCTTCACTCACTGCATCCATCAAACTCCACCAATTCTCCAGCAGAAATGGTCAGGTCAGGTGTAATTAATCTCTCCTCAGCCACTGCAGTTCACAGACAGCACATTGACACAAACCACCAAAGATTTCAGTTTCTAGCAGTATCTACCTGCTCTGTGAACCAGTGTGCTGGCACTCTTTTCCTGTGATTTGATCCCCAGAGAATACATGGACACTGACTGGTCAGGGGATTCAGCATTGTCCTCTTCATGTACTGCCCTTCTTGTGTCTTGAGAGAGCTGCTTGAGGCACCTGGAGCTGTCCTCGAGGTGCTGAATGATGCAGTCATGGAAGTGccaagggctgctggcagcctgctTAGCAGCAGTCTGCTGTGGCACCA
Proteins encoded:
- the LOC103812484 gene encoding homeobox protein NANOG-like is translated as MSAHLATPQYVLYPGAARYGDYYWFSAGGMDSAPTEEAPALEALPLPAAKTPSPSVDSPASSSSGTLTQYHTPDSATSPTTVGSPSPHSSLQKVKAQGKGVVKTGKSRTAFSQEQLKALHQRFQSQKYLSPQQIRELAAALQLTYKQVKTWFQNQRMKFKRCQKESQWMDKGMYLPQNGVHQPAYLDIAPTFHQVFPAGSSRNFQAVSNVHQAYSSGQTYGNGQNLYSIPSVEDEGLFGKGGTSCNTQQTMGLLSQQMNFYHSYFDNIDYVSLEVEDTFNFQSTSDTVTPFSSSPIQNQCQLPWHPMGTQSGYESQV